Proteins encoded within one genomic window of Bacillus thuringiensis:
- a CDS encoding Nif3-like dinuclear metal center hexameric protein → MVKLSDIVSKLDIELDIKSFGKDSAFSQFIPMVYEPLKFDWKSVFEKDFVELFNGLMLKGDTNVKKIFLAVFPTDEVLERFIEESNSGDLLFMHHPLLMECGDPKGVWGKGFVPIKEKYIKQIKEKKLSFYTCHVPMDYHANLGTSVAIAKQLNAEIIDGFLTSSINNEDLVLICNIEEKSTSELTSHLKEIFDIPYVDFEGKNINNVKKIAIVAGCGDKVSWMEEAEKRGVQAYITGEIHCHIDNEYGKQRYKQMMDYVSNTSMSLIGVSHSASEYLVHKTLMKEWFENNFDIETVLIPQEKWWL, encoded by the coding sequence ATGGTTAAACTAAGTGACATAGTGTCTAAACTGGACATTGAACTTGATATAAAATCATTTGGGAAGGATTCTGCTTTCAGTCAATTCATACCAATGGTCTATGAACCTTTAAAGTTTGATTGGAAATCAGTTTTTGAAAAAGACTTTGTGGAATTATTTAATGGTCTAATGTTAAAAGGAGATACAAATGTAAAGAAAATTTTTCTTGCCGTCTTCCCTACAGATGAAGTGTTGGAACGTTTTATAGAAGAAAGTAATAGCGGAGACTTACTTTTTATGCATCATCCCTTATTGATGGAATGTGGAGATCCAAAAGGAGTATGGGGCAAAGGTTTTGTTCCTATAAAAGAAAAATACATTAAACAAATAAAAGAAAAGAAATTATCATTCTATACATGCCATGTACCGATGGATTATCATGCCAATTTAGGTACAAGTGTAGCTATTGCTAAACAATTAAATGCAGAAATTATTGATGGGTTTTTAACAAGTTCTATAAATAATGAAGACCTAGTTCTAATTTGTAACATTGAAGAAAAGAGTACAAGTGAACTAACTTCTCACTTAAAAGAAATATTCGATATTCCATATGTTGATTTTGAAGGTAAGAACATAAATAACGTAAAGAAAATAGCTATCGTTGCAGGTTGTGGCGACAAAGTAAGTTGGATGGAGGAAGCTGAAAAAAGAGGAGTTCAAGCCTATATCACTGGCGAAATCCATTGCCATATTGATAACGAATATGGTAAACAAAGATACAAACAAATGATGGATTATGTTTCTAATACTTCGATGTCTTTAATTGGCGTTTCCCATTCTGCATCAGAATATCTGGTCCATAAAACATTGATGAAGGAATGGTTTGAGAATAACTTTGATATTGAAACAGTTTTAATTCCACAGGAAAAATGGTGGTTATAA
- a CDS encoding alpha/beta fold hydrolase, which produces MRTVFLIGGTGFIGKQLVKELAKEDVKILLLVRSKSKATRLFQERGILKKAVMHFIEGDLTKIDLGLSAEDKERVLKTDVIIHAGGPMDIQATSKEAASVFLNGAKHISEVAKSIHQLKGLQQFIHVVGYMSPFDDKNSKIAMDVFQEGNNYLKIKNPYERTKFLADLYIRQQASAVGYPLSVINPPTVVGSSKTGSTEQIAGLGLLVMSMRRGFMPMIPGGKGYRLPLISNDELAKFIVQVFRLEQPTIQTYTLVEDKQHDQNIAELLSIMSESMNMRAPKISVPMPLMKAIMNSGVSKITKIPSDGLNFITKRKFSNVSAKKIMGGDWFKETSVMKFFPAVVADLDYRMMYQNGQHNHLFKRTLCDNNTLYQLQGEGKPFILLHGLLSDGEDLFPLAQELHEKTGQPVWILDLPGLGRSPFKLEKNLLDIYLNVVKKLLEKATNGAHLIGHSFGAFILLEALVQEYIDKKYAITLLQPPVAKKNAKSLNVPQFMNKWTLKLATTNLIGRYLLSNGLFESMESIPEHYIEKISNSFTSPRILNTTVQLNSLLLKNDQGDFNEVTKYNLHIIWGDYDRGYSAPSHLGKVDFVPYGHHFPLSHPSETATLVIKNSNTSR; this is translated from the coding sequence ATGAGAACAGTATTTTTAATTGGTGGAACAGGCTTTATTGGCAAGCAATTAGTGAAAGAATTAGCCAAAGAGGATGTTAAAATTCTTCTTTTAGTAAGATCGAAAAGTAAAGCGACACGCCTTTTTCAAGAAAGAGGCATCTTAAAAAAGGCAGTTATGCACTTTATTGAAGGTGATTTGACGAAAATAGATTTAGGTCTAAGTGCTGAAGATAAGGAGAGGGTATTGAAAACGGATGTGATTATTCATGCAGGAGGCCCCATGGATATTCAAGCGACAAGTAAAGAGGCAGCTTCCGTATTTTTAAATGGCGCCAAACATATTAGTGAAGTAGCTAAAAGCATTCATCAATTGAAGGGCTTGCAACAATTTATTCATGTTGTAGGTTATATGAGTCCCTTTGATGATAAAAATAGCAAGATTGCAATGGATGTGTTTCAAGAAGGAAACAATTATTTGAAAATAAAAAATCCATATGAGAGAACAAAATTTTTAGCAGATCTTTATATCCGTCAACAGGCATCAGCAGTAGGTTATCCGCTTTCTGTAATTAATCCGCCAACTGTAGTCGGTAGTAGTAAAACAGGGAGTACAGAGCAGATAGCAGGATTAGGTTTGCTTGTGATGAGTATGCGAAGAGGGTTCATGCCAATGATTCCTGGAGGTAAGGGATATAGGCTACCACTTATTTCAAACGATGAGCTTGCGAAGTTTATTGTGCAGGTTTTCAGATTGGAGCAACCGACTATTCAAACATATACACTTGTTGAAGACAAACAGCACGATCAGAACATTGCTGAGTTATTAAGTATTATGTCAGAAAGTATGAATATGAGGGCACCAAAAATCTCTGTCCCAATGCCACTTATGAAAGCAATTATGAATAGTGGAGTAAGTAAAATAACAAAAATTCCTTCTGATGGACTGAATTTTATTACAAAACGAAAATTTTCAAATGTTTCAGCGAAAAAAATTATGGGAGGAGATTGGTTTAAGGAGACGAGTGTAATGAAATTTTTCCCTGCTGTAGTAGCTGATCTGGATTATCGAATGATGTATCAAAATGGCCAGCATAATCATTTATTTAAACGAACATTATGCGATAACAATACCCTTTACCAATTACAAGGAGAGGGTAAACCGTTTATTTTATTACATGGTTTATTGAGTGATGGAGAGGATTTATTTCCTTTAGCACAAGAGCTTCATGAAAAAACTGGTCAACCTGTATGGATCTTGGATCTTCCAGGTTTGGGACGTTCTCCTTTTAAACTAGAGAAAAATCTTCTAGATATCTATTTGAATGTAGTGAAAAAGTTATTGGAGAAAGCTACGAATGGTGCACATCTAATTGGCCATTCATTCGGTGCGTTTATTCTTCTGGAAGCATTGGTACAAGAGTACATAGATAAGAAGTATGCAATCACTTTACTTCAGCCACCTGTTGCTAAAAAAAATGCTAAATCGCTAAATGTTCCTCAATTTATGAACAAATGGACATTAAAATTGGCAACTACTAATTTGATAGGGCGTTATTTACTAAGTAATGGTTTGTTTGAAAGTATGGAGAGCATCCCTGAACATTATATTGAAAAAATAAGTAACAGTTTTACTTCCCCTAGAATTTTAAATACTACGGTTCAGCTTAACAGTTTACTACTGAAAAACGATCAAGGTGATTTCAATGAAGTAACAAAGTATAATCTGCACATTATTTGGGGGGATTATGACAGAGGCTATTCTGCTCCATCGCATCTTGGTAAGGTTGATTTTGTTCCATATGGCCATCATTTTCCTCTTAGCCATCCGAGTGAAACGGCAACATTAGTAATAAAAAATAGTAATACTAGCAGATGA
- a CDS encoding TetR/AcrR family transcriptional regulator, translated as MPKIVDQIQRKNQIATATWRVILEKGIDKASIQQIADEANISVGLVQHHFSSKNELIYYAMNLVLNRMEERATTRTNEFKGTKEEALRRLMKFIIPSNKEEMLEGKVWITFLGISFSSPELIELRKKMDDHTRYLMGIILDLMKELGYVKQDHNREFELEILYGLIDGLVIHVLQTTESYPEEKVNQLIEYYLKEKKRD; from the coding sequence ATGCCTAAAATAGTTGATCAAATACAAAGGAAGAATCAAATCGCCACCGCTACTTGGCGTGTAATATTAGAAAAAGGTATTGATAAAGCTTCCATACAGCAAATCGCTGATGAAGCAAACATTTCGGTCGGACTTGTTCAGCATCATTTTTCGTCTAAAAATGAATTAATTTATTATGCAATGAATTTAGTATTGAATCGGATGGAAGAGCGAGCGACTACTCGTACAAATGAATTTAAAGGAACGAAAGAAGAAGCACTTAGAAGATTAATGAAATTTATTATTCCATCTAATAAAGAAGAAATGTTGGAAGGGAAGGTTTGGATTACATTTCTCGGTATATCCTTTAGTTCCCCAGAGCTTATTGAACTTCGGAAGAAAATGGATGACCATACGAGGTATCTTATGGGAATAATCCTAGATTTAATGAAGGAGCTAGGCTACGTCAAACAAGACCATAATAGAGAGTTTGAATTGGAGATATTGTACGGACTTATCGATGGGCTAGTAATTCATGTCCTTCAAACAACAGAATCATATCCAGAAGAAAAAGTAAATCAGCTTATTGAGTATTATTTAAAAGAAAAAAAGAGGGATTGA
- a CDS encoding glycosyltransferase, with translation MTETTESPGVNLKKDMKFSIIIPAHNEEKYIRKCLDSIAKASEAYKERTEVIVVLNRCTDKTEEIAKSYHCITLKNNDKNLSKIRNAGAKIASGEIIVTIDADTIMTESMLSNVDKYLASGKYIGGGVNGKFERISLGIFLSAMLIIIPLLFKYGAISVGIFWCYRKDFMAINGFNENMLMAEDADFAKRLKEWGKRNHKKFGTIKNGMITSCRRFDTYGDWTLLKNPKVILAYLKGNDRKYADKTYYDNQER, from the coding sequence ATGACAGAGACAACCGAATCTCCAGGAGTCAATTTGAAAAAAGATATGAAATTTTCTATTATAATTCCTGCACATAATGAAGAAAAGTACATTAGAAAATGTTTGGATTCAATTGCAAAGGCATCAGAGGCATATAAAGAGCGAACGGAAGTTATAGTTGTTTTAAATCGTTGCACAGATAAAACAGAGGAAATAGCAAAATCTTATCATTGTATTACATTAAAAAATAACGATAAAAACTTATCTAAAATTCGAAATGCAGGGGCTAAAATAGCTAGTGGAGAAATAATCGTTACTATAGACGCTGATACCATAATGACAGAGTCTATGTTGTCTAATGTAGATAAATATTTAGCTTCAGGTAAATACATTGGTGGTGGGGTAAATGGGAAGTTTGAAAGAATATCTTTAGGAATATTTCTCTCCGCAATGTTAATAATAATCCCCTTACTTTTTAAGTACGGAGCTATATCTGTAGGGATTTTTTGGTGCTATAGAAAAGACTTTATGGCAATCAACGGATTTAATGAAAACATGCTTATGGCAGAAGATGCGGATTTCGCTAAACGGTTAAAAGAATGGGGAAAACGGAATCATAAGAAATTCGGTACCATTAAAAATGGAATGATAACTTCATGCAGAAGATTTGATACATATGGAGACTGGACCTTACTTAAAAATCCAAAAGTAATATTAGCTTATCTAAAAGGAAATGATCGAAAATATGCAGATAAGACATATTATGATAATCAAGAAAGATAA
- a CDS encoding IS4 family transposase, whose translation MNPIISNRLNLFAQELQYFLSPVVLQDIAKQVGFVQRSSKYQANELIALCVWLSQEIASTSLTQLCSQLEVSTGVLMSSEGLNQRFNPAAVAFLREVFTSLLKQKLCSNHSLSAHMISTFNRIRILDATVFQLPDHFATDYQGSGGSSNTAGVKIQLEYDLLSGQFLNVQLGPGKNNDKTYGTICLETVEAGDLCLRDLGYFDLGDLQTIHDKEAYYISRLKLNTRIYIKNSEPEYFNNGTLKKQTEYIQLDMAQMMSGLIPGETIEIPEAYIGQNQKLPARVIFHRLTDDQTQTRLKNQAIREKKKGIVMKEKSKRLMGMNVYITNTSLEGVPTNYVHSLYSLRWQIEILFKTWKSFFEIDECKNIKRERLECHLYGQLIGILLCSSTMFQMRQFLLEKTNQELSEYKAIYMIKDYFPLLFQAIAIGTEQLLKILHRLYLLLKKNGRKCHRYKKMTVFDILGIVYKTTVKHRQTA comes from the coding sequence ATGAATCCTATCATTTCAAATAGATTGAATCTTTTCGCTCAAGAGCTACAATACTTTTTATCTCCAGTGGTCCTACAAGATATTGCCAAACAAGTTGGCTTTGTACAGCGATCTAGTAAGTATCAGGCAAACGAACTCATTGCCCTTTGCGTATGGCTTAGTCAAGAAATTGCTAGCACATCACTTACACAATTGTGTAGTCAGTTAGAAGTTTCCACTGGGGTACTTATGAGCTCAGAAGGACTGAATCAACGCTTTAATCCAGCAGCTGTCGCATTTCTTCGAGAAGTCTTTACTTCTCTTCTCAAACAAAAACTCTGTTCAAATCACTCGCTTTCTGCACACATGATCTCTACTTTCAATCGTATCCGTATTTTGGATGCAACAGTGTTTCAACTGCCTGATCATTTCGCCACTGACTATCAAGGTTCAGGTGGAAGTAGTAATACGGCAGGCGTAAAAATCCAATTGGAATATGATTTACTTAGTGGTCAATTTCTTAACGTGCAGCTTGGACCAGGAAAGAATAATGATAAAACATACGGTACCATCTGCCTTGAAACCGTAGAGGCGGGTGATTTGTGTTTACGTGATCTTGGTTACTTCGATTTAGGAGACTTACAAACTATTCATGATAAAGAGGCTTACTATATCTCGCGGTTGAAGCTGAATACACGCATTTATATCAAGAACTCTGAGCCAGAATACTTCAACAACGGCACGTTAAAAAAGCAAACAGAATACATCCAGCTTGATATGGCACAAATGATGTCGGGTCTAATCCCAGGTGAAACGATAGAAATCCCCGAGGCATACATTGGCCAAAATCAGAAGCTTCCAGCACGTGTCATTTTCCATCGTTTAACCGATGATCAAACGCAAACACGCTTGAAAAACCAAGCGATACGTGAAAAGAAAAAAGGCATCGTCATGAAGGAGAAAAGTAAACGTTTAATGGGTATGAATGTATATATCACGAACACGTCTCTAGAAGGAGTACCAACGAACTACGTGCACTCATTGTATTCACTTCGTTGGCAGATTGAAATTTTGTTTAAAACGTGGAAGTCATTTTTTGAAATTGATGAATGTAAAAATATTAAAAGAGAGCGCCTAGAGTGCCATTTATACGGACAACTAATCGGTATTCTCCTCTGTTCTTCTACGATGTTTCAAATGCGACAGTTTCTGCTTGAAAAAACAAATCAGGAGCTAAGTGAATACAAAGCGATTTATATGATTAAAGATTACTTTCCGTTACTGTTTCAAGCGATAGCCATTGGCACAGAACAACTTTTAAAAATTTTGCATCGTCTTTATCTATTGCTCAAAAAGAATGGTCGTAAATGTCATCGGTATAAGAAAATGACCGTCTTTGATATTCTAGGGATTGTGTATAAAACGACGGTGAAGCATAGACAAACTGCCTAG
- a CDS encoding ABC transporter permease: MKSKTGVLLGRLMRNIMRSPDTIITVAITPIMMMLLFVYVFGGAIKTGTENYVNYLLPGILLMAIASGVAYTSVRLFTDIKSGLMARFITMPIKRSSVLWAHVLTSLVANVLTIVVVILVALLMGFRSSANILDWLGVAGILGMFTLALTWLAIIPGLKAKSMEGATAYSYPLVFLPFISSAFVPTETMPKIVRAFAENQPVTSIVNAIRALLYEGTVGNDIWIALAWCVGIMIISYFFASKAFKRQLG, translated from the coding sequence ATGAAAAGTAAAACAGGGGTATTACTAGGGCGCTTAATGCGCAATATTATGCGTAGTCCAGATACAATTATTACAGTAGCGATTACACCGATTATGATGATGCTATTGTTTGTTTACGTATTTGGCGGGGCTATAAAGACAGGAACGGAAAACTACGTTAATTATTTATTGCCGGGAATTTTGCTAATGGCTATCGCATCCGGTGTGGCGTACACTTCTGTTCGATTATTTACAGATATAAAGAGTGGGCTAATGGCACGTTTCATTACTATGCCCATCAAACGCTCGTCAGTATTGTGGGCTCACGTATTAACCTCACTCGTTGCTAATGTACTTACTATCGTAGTGGTTATCCTCGTTGCACTCTTAATGGGCTTTCGTTCCAGTGCTAATATTCTAGATTGGCTCGGTGTAGCTGGGATACTTGGGATGTTTACGTTGGCGCTAACATGGCTAGCTATCATTCCAGGATTAAAAGCGAAGTCTATGGAAGGGGCGACAGCATACTCGTACCCACTCGTTTTTCTTCCATTTATTAGTTCAGCCTTCGTACCTACTGAAACGATGCCAAAAATTGTTCGTGCATTTGCAGAGAATCAGCCTGTAACTTCAATCGTGAATGCGATTCGTGCCCTATTATATGAAGGAACTGTTGGCAACGATATTTGGATTGCACTTGCTTGGTGCGTAGGTATAATGATTATTTCTTACTTTTTCGCTAGTAAGGCATTTAAACGTCAGTTAGGGTAA
- a CDS encoding DUF1048 domain-containing protein translates to MLEMFKKLIGDKKEYKMMMARVGALPEDYQFVFKKIQNYMWNFSAGNGMDMLHIQYELIDLFEAGAAEGRQVLDITGEDVASFADELVANAKTYVSKYREDLNESIMKKLRKK, encoded by the coding sequence ATGTTGGAAATGTTTAAAAAATTAATTGGTGATAAAAAAGAGTACAAAATGATGATGGCACGTGTTGGAGCACTACCGGAAGATTACCAGTTTGTGTTTAAGAAAATTCAAAACTACATGTGGAATTTTTCGGCAGGTAATGGGATGGATATGTTGCACATTCAGTATGAATTAATTGATTTGTTTGAAGCCGGTGCAGCTGAAGGCAGACAAGTACTTGACATTACTGGGGAGGACGTGGCATCCTTTGCTGATGAACTAGTAGCAAATGCTAAAACGTATGTCTCTAAATATCGTGAAGATTTGAATGAAAGTATCATGAAAAAATTGAGAAAAAAATAA
- a CDS encoding TetR/AcrR family transcriptional regulator yields MNQKRVIEVAATLFLEKGFAYTSMDELVRVSKVSKSNVYYHFSNKEVLLESVVDYWIEMYQSAIDDVLSQNQFLVEDRIQLFLKQLSQGVQSREYKGSCPFITLYIQSPTQATQIKEKIGLFFTGLQKKVSLLLKQGVENGEFRNTIHIDEVASLFITNLEGALFISETLKDATVITKTADHFLKLLR; encoded by the coding sequence ATGAATCAAAAACGTGTGATTGAAGTAGCAGCAACATTATTTTTAGAAAAAGGGTTTGCTTATACAAGTATGGATGAATTAGTACGTGTAAGCAAAGTTTCAAAGTCTAATGTGTATTATCACTTTTCTAATAAGGAAGTATTATTAGAATCGGTCGTTGATTATTGGATTGAAATGTATCAATCTGCAATTGATGACGTACTTTCTCAGAATCAATTTTTAGTTGAAGATCGTATCCAACTGTTTTTAAAGCAATTATCACAAGGAGTTCAGTCGAGAGAGTATAAGGGGAGCTGTCCATTTATTACTCTTTATATTCAAAGTCCTACACAGGCCACGCAAATTAAAGAAAAAATAGGTCTTTTTTTTACAGGATTACAAAAGAAAGTTTCTCTATTACTTAAACAAGGGGTAGAGAATGGAGAATTCAGAAATACGATTCATATTGATGAGGTTGCATCACTTTTTATTACAAATCTTGAAGGAGCGTTATTTATTTCAGAAACATTGAAGGATGCAACTGTAATCACGAAAACAGCAGATCATTTTTTAAAATTGCTTCGATAA
- a CDS encoding CPBP family intramembrane glutamic endopeptidase: MNFIKMNTKELIMLIVYTMFALLQIGLFILFGISLLTNSNLVESEFALSAIGLTVPAIVGIIFFRKEIIESFTYFKEKTILKIVSIPMVVLFTVIVEQIVMRFLTTGQPENQEQLLETGAEIPLIFTLLVFGILGPILEEIIFRHIILNRFSHYIGTAIASIISIIIFTLLHTNQPSDIAIYLPGAVILTAAYLISNRSLAYVIAIHMLNNSIAFIQLHMS; this comes from the coding sequence GTGAACTTTATTAAAATGAATACAAAAGAACTTATTATGCTAATAGTTTATACAATGTTTGCATTACTTCAAATTGGCTTGTTCATATTATTTGGCATATCACTTTTAACTAACAGCAATTTAGTTGAATCAGAATTTGCTCTTAGTGCCATCGGTTTGACTGTACCTGCTATTGTAGGAATAATTTTCTTTAGGAAAGAAATTATTGAAAGTTTTACTTACTTTAAAGAGAAGACAATTTTGAAAATAGTAAGTATTCCTATGGTGGTTTTATTTACGGTAATTGTAGAACAGATTGTTATGCGTTTTCTAACAACTGGTCAGCCAGAGAACCAAGAACAGCTCCTTGAAACGGGCGCGGAGATACCTCTTATATTTACATTGCTTGTATTTGGTATTCTAGGTCCAATACTTGAAGAAATTATATTTCGTCATATAATATTAAATCGTTTTTCACATTATATTGGTACTGCTATTGCATCTATCATTTCGATTATAATTTTTACACTTCTTCATACGAACCAACCTTCGGATATTGCTATTTATTTACCTGGTGCAGTGATACTTACTGCGGCTTATCTTATTTCTAACAGATCCCTTGCATATGTTATAGCGATACATATGTTAAATAATTCCATTGCTTTTATTCAATTACATATGTCATAA
- a CDS encoding DUF805 domain-containing protein, producing the protein MKWYLYALKNYAKFSGRATRKEYWIFTLFNKITFWSLIYLASYSSSAFYLRANITLLYIAIFIVPTLAVEARRLHDSGKTGWWQLLNLVPFGGAVLLVFCIIESDEDENKYGPNPHLNFKQAI; encoded by the coding sequence ATGAAATGGTATTTATATGCTCTCAAAAACTATGCGAAATTTAGCGGGAGAGCTACGAGAAAAGAATACTGGATTTTTACTTTATTTAATAAGATTACGTTTTGGTCATTAATATATTTAGCCTCTTATTCTTCGTCTGCCTTTTACTTAAGAGCTAATATTACCTTGCTATATATAGCAATTTTTATCGTTCCTACTCTGGCAGTGGAAGCTCGTCGATTACATGATAGTGGAAAAACAGGATGGTGGCAGTTATTAAATTTGGTGCCATTTGGAGGAGCGGTTCTACTTGTGTTTTGTATCATTGAAAGCGATGAAGATGAGAATAAGTATGGACCAAATCCACATTTAAATTTTAAACAAGCAATTTAA
- a CDS encoding TetR/AcrR family transcriptional regulator: MTKVDKVKEKIIETSLYLFNTNGITRTSIQDIMTATELPKGSIYRRFKNKEEIVLAAYDKSGEIMWSHFHKAMENKKTALDKILAIFLVYQDAANNPPIAGGCPLLNSAIESTGVFPELQTAAAKGYDDTVMLMASLIKEGIEKQELKEDIDIISLASFLASSMEGAIMASRVSNDNIHHHYFIEQIKHHLFSYSK; the protein is encoded by the coding sequence ATGACTAAAGTTGATAAGGTTAAAGAAAAGATTATTGAAACATCTTTATATTTATTTAATACCAATGGGATAACTCGCACATCTATCCAGGATATAATGACAGCTACTGAACTACCTAAAGGATCTATTTATCGTAGATTCAAAAATAAAGAAGAAATTGTCCTTGCTGCCTACGACAAAAGTGGTGAGATTATGTGGAGTCATTTTCATAAAGCAATGGAAAATAAAAAGACAGCACTTGATAAAATCCTTGCAATTTTCCTTGTATATCAAGATGCAGCTAATAATCCCCCTATTGCTGGAGGCTGTCCATTGCTTAATAGCGCAATTGAAAGCACTGGAGTATTTCCAGAATTACAAACAGCAGCAGCAAAAGGCTATGATGATACAGTAATGTTAATGGCTTCTCTCATAAAAGAAGGAATAGAGAAACAAGAACTTAAAGAAGATATAGACATTATATCGCTCGCTTCTTTTCTTGCATCTTCAATGGAGGGCGCTATTATGGCAAGTCGAGTATCTAACGATAATATACATCATCATTATTTTATTGAACAAATAAAACATCATCTTTTCTCTTATTCTAAATAA
- a CDS encoding PadR family transcriptional regulator: MENLTEMLKGSLEGCVLEIISRRETYGYEITRHLNDLGFTEVVEGTVYTILVRLEKKKLVNIEKKPSDMGPPRKFYSLNEEGRQELELFWKKWDFVSSKINVLKSN; encoded by the coding sequence ATGGAAAATTTAACTGAAATGCTGAAAGGTTCACTGGAAGGGTGTGTACTAGAAATCATTAGCCGCCGTGAAACGTACGGCTATGAGATTACTCGCCACCTGAATGATCTTGGATTTACCGAAGTCGTAGAAGGAACGGTCTATACCATCCTCGTACGACTAGAGAAGAAAAAGCTTGTGAATATTGAAAAGAAGCCATCAGATATGGGACCGCCTCGTAAGTTTTATTCATTAAATGAAGAAGGCCGCCAAGAGCTTGAATTGTTTTGGAAAAAATGGGATTTTGTGTCGTCAAAAATTAACGTCTTGAAGTCAAACTAG
- a CDS encoding ABC transporter ATP-binding protein: MSNAAISVKGLKKYFKDKEVLKGVDFEVQRGEIFALLGSNGAGKTTTVNILSTLLKQDGGEVSICGFDVQRQPDHVRQSISLTGQFAALDGMLTGRENLIMIAKLRGVSSPAQVADNLLARFSLTDAANQRADQYSGGMKRRLDIAMSLIGAPAIIFLDEPTTGLDPEARIEVWDTVKELAGGGTTILLTTQYLEEAEQLADRIAILHGGKIITTGTLTELKEMFPPVKVEYIEKQPTLEEIFLAIIGKKGEM, encoded by the coding sequence ATGAGTAATGCAGCGATTTCTGTAAAAGGGCTAAAAAAATATTTTAAAGACAAGGAAGTTTTAAAGGGAGTGGATTTTGAGGTGCAGCGTGGAGAAATTTTCGCGCTGCTAGGCTCAAATGGAGCGGGAAAGACGACAACGGTCAACATCCTTTCGACGCTACTGAAGCAAGATGGTGGTGAAGTAAGCATTTGTGGATTTGATGTACAGCGTCAACCAGATCATGTTCGTCAAAGTATCAGTTTGACAGGGCAGTTCGCAGCTTTAGACGGTATGCTGACTGGGAGGGAAAACTTGATAATGATCGCCAAGTTACGTGGTGTTTCTAGTCCGGCCCAAGTTGCTGACAATCTACTTGCAAGATTTAGCCTGACTGATGCGGCGAACCAAAGGGCAGATCAGTATTCAGGCGGGATGAAGCGCCGGCTTGATATCGCGATGAGTTTGATTGGAGCGCCAGCAATTATTTTTCTTGACGAACCAACGACTGGACTTGATCCTGAAGCACGGATTGAAGTTTGGGATACTGTCAAAGAGCTTGCTGGTGGAGGAACAACCATTTTACTAACAACCCAGTACTTGGAGGAAGCAGAACAACTAGCTGATCGTATCGCAATTTTGCATGGTGGAAAAATTATTACGACAGGTACTCTTACTGAATTGAAAGAGATGTTCCCACCAGTAAAAGTAGAGTATATCGAGAAGCAGCCGACATTGGAAGAAATTTTCCTTGCGATTATTGGTAAAAAGGGGGAGATGTAA